The following are encoded together in the Pectobacterium wasabiae CFBP 3304 genome:
- a CDS encoding carbohydrate ABC transporter permease has translation MADMHSNLTTAQEIAAAEVRRTLRKEKLSAVIRYVILLFVGLLMLYPLAWMFSASFKPNHEIFTTLGLWPEHATWDGFVNGWKTGTEYNFGHYMINTFQYVIPKVALTVISSVIVAYGFARFDIPWKGFWFATLITTMLLPSTVLLIPQYLMFREMGMLNSYLPLYLPLAFATQGFFVFMLIQFLRGVPRDMEEAAQIDGCNSFQVLWYVVVPILKPAIISVALFQFMWSMNDFIGPLIYVYSVDKYPIALALKMSIDVTEGAPWNEILAMSSISILPSIIVFFLAQRYFVQGVTSSGIKG, from the coding sequence ATGGCTGACATGCATTCAAACCTGACTACAGCACAAGAAATTGCTGCTGCAGAAGTACGCCGCACGCTGCGTAAAGAAAAACTCAGTGCCGTTATCCGTTACGTGATACTGCTGTTCGTTGGTTTACTGATGCTTTACCCACTGGCGTGGATGTTCTCAGCCTCGTTCAAACCGAACCATGAGATCTTCACGACGCTGGGCCTGTGGCCAGAACACGCCACATGGGACGGTTTCGTTAACGGTTGGAAAACCGGTACGGAATACAATTTCGGTCACTACATGATTAACACTTTCCAGTACGTGATTCCGAAAGTGGCTCTGACCGTTATTTCCTCGGTGATTGTGGCTTATGGCTTCGCTCGCTTTGACATTCCGTGGAAGGGCTTCTGGTTCGCGACACTGATCACCACCATGCTATTGCCAAGCACCGTACTGTTGATTCCGCAGTACCTCATGTTCCGCGAAATGGGCATGCTGAACAGCTATCTGCCACTGTACTTACCGCTGGCGTTTGCAACACAAGGGTTCTTTGTGTTCATGCTGATCCAGTTCCTGCGTGGTGTACCGCGTGATATGGAAGAAGCCGCTCAGATCGATGGCTGTAACTCCTTCCAGGTTCTGTGGTATGTGGTCGTACCGATTTTGAAACCAGCCATCATCTCTGTTGCGCTGTTCCAGTTCATGTGGTCAATGAACGACTTCATCGGTCCGCTGATTTATGTCTATAGCGTGGATAAATATCCGATTGCGCTGGCGCTGAAAATGTCTATCGACGTTACTGAAGGCGCTCCGTGGAATGAAATCCTGGCCATGTCCAGCATCTCCATTCTGCCATCCATTATTGTTTTCTTCCTGGCACAGCGCTACTTCGTACAAGGCGTGACCAGCAGCGGAATTAAAGGTTAA
- a CDS encoding carbohydrate ABC transporter permease has protein sequence MNENRMLGLAYISPYIIGLIVFTAFPFVSSFILSFTEYDLINPPEFTGLENYHRMFLEDDLFWKSMGVTFAYVFLTIPLKLIFALLIAFVLNFKLRGIGFFRTAYYVPSILGSSVAIAVLWRALFAIDGLLNSFLGVFGFDAINWLGEPSLALMSVTLLRVWQFGSAMVIFLAALQNVPQSQYEAAMIDGASKWQMFLKVTVPLITPVIFFNFIMQTTQAFQEFTAPYVITGGGPTHYTYLFSLYIYDTAFKYFDMGYGAALAWVLFLVVAVFASISFKSSKYWVFYSADKGGKNG, from the coding sequence ATGAATGAAAACAGAATGCTGGGGTTAGCCTATATCTCCCCCTATATTATAGGGCTGATAGTTTTTACCGCTTTCCCCTTTGTTTCGTCATTTATCCTCAGTTTTACTGAGTATGATTTGATAAATCCGCCTGAATTTACGGGGCTAGAAAACTATCACCGCATGTTCCTGGAGGATGATCTCTTTTGGAAATCAATGGGCGTCACCTTTGCCTATGTATTTCTGACCATTCCACTGAAATTAATCTTCGCGCTGTTGATTGCGTTTGTGCTTAATTTCAAATTACGTGGTATCGGTTTCTTCCGTACTGCTTACTATGTGCCTTCTATTCTGGGCAGCAGCGTGGCAATCGCCGTTTTGTGGCGTGCACTATTCGCCATCGATGGTTTGTTAAACAGCTTCCTCGGCGTGTTTGGCTTTGACGCCATCAACTGGCTGGGCGAACCTTCACTGGCACTGATGTCGGTAACCCTGCTGCGCGTATGGCAGTTCGGTTCCGCGATGGTTATCTTCTTGGCTGCATTGCAGAACGTTCCGCAATCACAGTATGAAGCCGCCATGATTGACGGTGCATCCAAATGGCAAATGTTCCTGAAAGTAACAGTACCGCTAATTACACCCGTTATTTTCTTTAACTTTATCATGCAGACCACTCAGGCATTCCAGGAGTTCACGGCACCTTACGTCATTACCGGCGGCGGTCCAACGCACTACACTTACCTGTTCTCGCTCTATATCTATGATACGGCATTCAAGTATTTCGATATGGGCTATGGTGCTGCGTTAGCATGGGTTCTGTTCCTGGTTGTTGCAGTATTTGCGTCGATCTCCTTTAAGTCGTCGAAATACTGGGTGTTCTACTCCGCTGATAAAGGAGGAAAAAATGGCTGA
- the pelW gene encoding pectate disaccharide-lyase PelW produces MSIFENLYTSRKSQLDEWVAALDSHIACVQDKGRSQSQPTPLLADGFDVENYAPVVWQFPDGHSAPISNFASQQNWLRTLCAMSAVTDDDSYQQYAIAQSEYFLEHFVDNNSGLFYWGGHRFINLDTLEGEGPESKAQVHELKHHLPYYSLLHRVNAEKTLNFFQGFWNAHVENWESLDLGRHGDYSKKRDPNVFLHNRHDVVDPAQWPTLPLTKGLTFVNAGTDLIYAAFKYAEYTGDSHAAAWGKHLYRQYVLARNPETGMPVYQFSSPQQRQPVPEDDNQTQSWFGDRAQRQFGPEFGEIAREANVLFRDMRPLLIDNPLAMLDILRTQPDAEMLDWVISGLKNYYQYAYDVTSNTLRPMWNNGQDMTGYRFQRDGYYGKAGTELKPFALEGDYLLPLVRAYRLSADEDLYALVNTMLTRLNKENIQDIASPMLLLTVIELADHKQSESWAHYAAQLASVLFEQHFHHGLFVRSAQHRYVRLDDTYPLALLTFVAACRNKLNAIPPFLTQGGYVHGDFCVNGENRIVYDVELIYPELLTA; encoded by the coding sequence ATGAGTATTTTTGAAAACTTATACACCAGCAGGAAATCGCAGCTCGACGAATGGGTTGCAGCGCTTGATAGCCACATCGCTTGCGTACAGGATAAAGGTCGCAGTCAGAGCCAGCCTACGCCATTACTGGCAGATGGCTTTGATGTAGAAAATTATGCGCCTGTAGTATGGCAATTCCCTGATGGGCATAGCGCACCTATTTCTAATTTTGCCAGCCAGCAAAATTGGCTAAGAACACTGTGCGCCATGAGCGCCGTTACCGATGATGATAGTTATCAACAATACGCTATCGCACAAAGCGAATATTTTCTGGAACACTTTGTTGATAATAATAGCGGCCTGTTCTACTGGGGCGGACACCGCTTTATTAATCTGGATACATTAGAAGGCGAAGGCCCAGAGTCCAAAGCGCAGGTGCATGAATTAAAGCATCACCTGCCTTATTATTCGCTGTTACATCGCGTTAATGCGGAAAAGACGCTGAATTTCTTTCAGGGTTTCTGGAACGCGCACGTTGAAAACTGGGAGTCATTGGACTTAGGTCGCCATGGCGATTACAGCAAAAAACGCGATCCCAATGTGTTCCTGCATAACCGTCATGATGTCGTCGATCCAGCACAGTGGCCTACTCTGCCATTAACGAAAGGATTGACGTTTGTTAATGCTGGCACGGATCTGATTTACGCCGCATTCAAATATGCAGAATACACGGGTGATAGCCATGCAGCGGCCTGGGGTAAGCACCTTTATCGCCAATATGTTCTGGCTCGCAACCCAGAAACTGGCATGCCGGTGTATCAGTTCAGCTCACCACAGCAGCGCCAACCTGTACCGGAAGATGATAACCAGACGCAGTCCTGGTTTGGCGATCGTGCTCAACGCCAGTTTGGCCCAGAGTTCGGCGAAATTGCGCGTGAAGCCAATGTGCTGTTCCGCGATATGCGCCCACTACTGATTGATAACCCACTGGCCATGCTGGATATCCTCCGCACTCAGCCTGATGCTGAAATGCTGGATTGGGTGATTTCTGGGTTAAAAAATTATTATCAGTATGCCTACGATGTCACCAGCAATACGCTGCGGCCGATGTGGAATAACGGTCAAGACATGACAGGCTACCGTTTTCAACGCGATGGGTATTACGGCAAAGCGGGAACAGAATTAAAACCGTTTGCATTAGAAGGCGATTATTTATTACCGCTGGTTCGTGCTTATCGCCTGAGCGCCGATGAGGATCTGTATGCACTGGTTAACACAATGCTGACGCGGTTGAACAAAGAAAATATTCAGGACATCGCCAGCCCAATGCTTCTGTTGACCGTTATTGAACTGGCCGATCACAAGCAATCAGAATCCTGGGCACATTACGCCGCACAACTGGCGAGCGTTCTGTTTGAACAACACTTCCATCATGGCTTGTTTGTTCGCTCTGCACAGCATCGTTATGTTCGTCTGGATGATACTTATCCGCTGGCTCTACTGACTTTCGTTGCCGCTTGTCGCAACAAATTAAACGCTATTCCACCGTTCTTGACGCAAGGTGGATATGTTCACGGTGATTTTTGCGTTAACGGGGAAAATAGAATTGTTTATGACGTGGAGTTAATTTATCCAGAGTTATTAACGGCTTAA
- the kduD gene encoding 2-dehydro-3-deoxy-D-gluconate 5-dehydrogenase KduD, whose protein sequence is MILNSFDLQGKVALITGCDTGLGQGMAIGLAQAGCDIVGVNIVEPKDTIEKVTALGRRFLSLTADMSNVSGHAELVEKAVAEFGHVDILVNNAGIIRREDAIEFSEKNWDDVMNLNIKSVFFMSQTVARQFIKQGKGGKIINIASMLSFQGGIRVPSYTASKSAVMGVTRLLANEWAKHGINVNAIAPGYMATNNTQQLRADEDRSKEILDRIPAGRWGLPQDLMGPSVFLASSASDYINGYTIAVDGGWLAR, encoded by the coding sequence ATGATTTTAAATTCTTTTGATTTACAAGGTAAAGTTGCTCTTATCACCGGTTGTGATACCGGTTTGGGTCAGGGTATGGCTATCGGTCTGGCGCAAGCCGGCTGTGATATCGTCGGCGTCAACATCGTTGAGCCAAAAGACACCATCGAAAAAGTCACCGCACTGGGACGCCGTTTCCTCAGTCTGACCGCTGACATGAGCAATGTATCTGGTCATGCCGAACTGGTAGAAAAAGCCGTTGCTGAATTTGGCCACGTTGACATTCTGGTCAACAACGCCGGCATCATTCGTCGCGAAGATGCTATCGAGTTCAGTGAGAAAAACTGGGACGACGTCATGAATCTGAACATTAAGAGCGTTTTCTTTATGTCTCAGACCGTTGCGCGCCAGTTCATCAAACAAGGTAAAGGCGGCAAGATCATCAACATCGCTTCTATGCTGTCCTTCCAGGGCGGTATCCGCGTGCCTTCTTACACCGCATCAAAAAGCGCCGTTATGGGTGTGACCCGTCTGTTGGCTAACGAGTGGGCAAAACACGGCATCAACGTCAACGCGATTGCTCCAGGGTACATGGCAACCAACAATACCCAGCAACTGCGCGCTGATGAAGACCGTAGCAAAGAAATTCTGGATCGTATCCCCGCTGGCCGCTGGGGTTTACCACAGGATCTGATGGGCCCATCCGTCTTCCTGGCATCCAGCGCATCTGACTACATCAATGGCTACACCATTGCCGTTGACGGCGGCTGGTTGGCTCGCTAA